AGCAGCGACAGCAACTACTGGCTGACTTTCAGCAAGAAAATTACGCCTGATAATATCGGACGGAGAGAACTGCTCGGATTCAATGAAAAAGATATTGCCGGGCTTAAGCAGTGGCAGGAAGTAAAAAGCGTACATCCGTTTTCAGCAAACGAATTCAAAGCTTCGGCAAACGGCGGTGACTTCATCCCTTTTTATACCGATTTGTATTTTGAAGGCGTGGATCTGAAAGCGATTGATGTTCCGCTGACCGAAGAAGGATTCCAGGTAAAAGGTGACGAGATCCCGATCATTATTTCAAGGGAATACCTGAACCTGTACAATTACGGATTTGCCTTAAACCAGGGCCTGCCGCAGATTTCTGAAGATTTCGCCAAGAAAATTGAAGTGAATATCAATATTGTGGTCAATAAGCAGAATAAGACGTACCGCGGAAAGATGGTGGGATTATCAGACAGGATCCATTCCTTACTGATTCCGAAAAAGTTCCTTGATTCCCTGAATCTGGCAGAAAAGCCTCAGCTGGCCCATCAGCCTAAGATTTTCAACAGGGTTCTGGTACAGGTAAAAGATTCGGGCGATGAAAGCCTGGTTTCAAAGATGAAAGAACATAATTATGAATCCAATCAGGAAAGCCTGCGGTCTGCCAAGATAAAATCAAAGCTTTTCCTTGTGCTCAACCTTATTTCTTTACTGGGGATTTTTATTTTCGCTTTGTGTCTTTATATTATTGTAAGCTTTATTAAAATCCAGTTTCTGGAAAAACAGGAAGAGGTATCTATTAAAAACAGCCTGGGATATTCACCGAAAAAAATGGTAAGCGATATCAGCAGACAGTTCTGTATCAGCTTAATGATTGTTCTGGCAATCAGTTTAGCAGTAATTGCAGGAGGGCAATACTTTTTAGCACAATCCAGTATTTCCAACGGGCTGTTATCCATGTATATCAACCCTTTGTTATGGACGGTAATCATTATTATCCCGGTATTGGTTTATTTCTTTGTGAAAGAACTGATCTATCGCTGGCTGATCAGATCATGGAAAGTATAACAAAAAGACCGTCAATCTGACGGTCTTTGTTTTTCTATATCTTTTATTTAAAATTAATCGTTGGATCCGAGGCTGTCCATTTCATCTTTCATGCCCCGTCCGGTATCAGCCTGTTCCCTGTCTGAACCCAGGAAATAAACATTATGCCTTGCTTTGGCAATGATCCCGTTGTACACGTCTTCAGACATGCCTTCAGGTGCCGTATCCTGGTGATTGTGATTGTATGTTTCGGAGTCTTTGCGCTGGACCTGGATTGCCCCTCTTTCGTTAAGTACGGCTTTTGCCCGCTGGGCTTTCTCCAGATCATCGGTATAAACAACAATATTCGTTTTTCCCGTGCTTTCGTTTCTGTAAGCATCAAGTGCTTCTACGTCATTGGCAAAGACAAAATCCCAGAATCCTCTGTCTTTTTCATTATCCTGATGGTTTTCTGCGGATAATTCATTTACCGGCCTGGATGGTGAAACAACGATATCTGATTCCTGGAAACCATAATTTCTCAGGTCATTTTTAATTCCTTCCGTATCTGCTGTTGAAGGAAATATTGAAACTACTGTATATGCCATAATGAAAATTTTCATTAATCTATACAAAAGGCATGCAACTTATCCTTGGATGAAGTTAAATTAATCTAAAAATCTTTTGAGGATATCGACGGCACATTTCGGGAGATTGGTTCCGGGACCAAAAATAAAATCGGCTCCGTTGGCATATAAAAATTCATAATCCTGCTGGG
The sequence above is a segment of the Chryseobacterium sp. JJR-5R genome. Coding sequences within it:
- a CDS encoding FtsX-like permease family protein, whose translation is MKKIFNSVILYAGLFIAFILVLSCLQLYENANRLFGNKSSDSNYWLTFSKKITPDNIGRRELLGFNEKDIAGLKQWQEVKSVHPFSANEFKASANGGDFIPFYTDLYFEGVDLKAIDVPLTEEGFQVKGDEIPIIISREYLNLYNYGFALNQGLPQISEDFAKKIEVNINIVVNKQNKTYRGKMVGLSDRIHSLLIPKKFLDSLNLAEKPQLAHQPKIFNRVLVQVKDSGDESLVSKMKEHNYESNQESLRSAKIKSKLFLVLNLISLLGIFIFALCLYIIVSFIKIQFLEKQEEVSIKNSLGYSPKKMVSDISRQFCISLMIVLAISLAVIAGGQYFLAQSSISNGLLSMYINPLLWTVIIIIPVLVYFFVKELIYRWLIRSWKV